In Deltaproteobacteria bacterium, one genomic interval encodes:
- the bioA gene encoding adenosylmethionine--8-amino-7-oxononanoate transaminase, giving the protein MTSARPTAGELERWDHAHLWHPFTQMQEWLAAPPLVIERAEGNYLIDIHGRRYLDGVSSLWCNVHGHRKPELDAALRAQVDRVAHSTMLGLSNVPAIELAQQLVGIAPAGLTRVFYSDSGATAVEIALKIAYQYRRLTGAPERDTFVSLTESYHGDTLGAVSVGYSETFHHHFRPLLFPCQRLNPPHVFRWHRQESPERALVLALAEAEDLFARCGKRIAALIIEPMMQGAAGMWAQPRGYIAGLRELTRRYGALLICDEVATGFGRTGRMFAVEHDRVSPDILCLGKGITGGYLPLAATLTTEEIFRAFLGSYAEHKQFFHGHTYTGNPLACAVAVENLQVFAREGVVARADLRSAQLSDLLDRQVAGLAHVGDIRQWGLMVGIELVREEARRIPYAAGERVGARVAERARRLGVILRPLADAIVLMPPLSITEDELVTLCGVVRQAIAEVTGEPLCGSLG; this is encoded by the coding sequence ATGACCTCCGCGCGGCCGACTGCGGGCGAACTCGAACGCTGGGACCACGCCCACCTTTGGCACCCATTTACCCAGATGCAGGAGTGGCTGGCAGCGCCGCCGCTGGTCATCGAGCGGGCCGAGGGCAACTACCTCATCGACATCCACGGACGCCGCTACCTCGATGGGGTGTCGTCGCTGTGGTGCAATGTTCATGGCCATCGCAAGCCCGAGCTGGATGCGGCTCTTCGTGCGCAGGTGGACCGCGTCGCCCACTCGACCATGCTGGGGCTGTCGAACGTACCGGCCATCGAGCTGGCGCAGCAATTGGTCGGCATTGCCCCTGCCGGGCTGACGCGGGTCTTCTACTCCGACTCCGGCGCCACCGCCGTCGAGATCGCTCTCAAGATCGCCTACCAATACCGGCGCCTAACCGGCGCGCCGGAACGCGACACCTTTGTTTCGCTCACCGAGTCGTACCACGGCGATACTCTCGGTGCAGTTAGCGTCGGCTACTCCGAAACCTTTCACCATCACTTCCGGCCGCTGCTGTTTCCCTGCCAGCGGTTGAACCCACCACACGTCTTTCGCTGGCACCGGCAGGAGTCGCCCGAGCGCGCGTTGGTGCTGGCGCTGGCCGAAGCCGAGGACCTGTTCGCGCGCTGCGGCAAGCGAATCGCAGCGCTGATCATCGAGCCAATGATGCAAGGCGCCGCCGGGATGTGGGCACAGCCACGCGGCTATATCGCCGGGTTGCGCGAGCTGACACGCCGTTACGGGGCCTTGTTGATTTGCGACGAAGTGGCCACCGGCTTCGGGAGGACCGGACGCATGTTTGCCGTCGAGCACGACCGAGTCAGCCCCGACATCCTCTGTCTCGGCAAGGGTATCACCGGTGGCTACTTGCCGCTGGCGGCCACGCTAACGACCGAGGAGATCTTCCGGGCATTTCTTGGTTCTTATGCAGAGCATAAGCAGTTCTTCCATGGCCACACCTATACGGGCAATCCATTGGCCTGCGCTGTAGCGGTAGAAAACCTGCAAGTCTTTGCGCGCGAAGGCGTGGTGGCGCGCGCCGACTTGCGCTCTGCCCAGCTGAGCGACTTGCTCGACCGCCAGGTCGCTGGGCTGGCTCACGTCGGGGACATCCGCCAGTGGGGGCTGATGGTCGGTATCGAACTAGTGCGCGAGGAGGCCCGACGCATACCTTATGCGGCCGGCGAGCGTGTCGGGGCTCGTGTCGCCGAACGTGCGCGCCGGTTAGGCGTGATCCTCCGACCGCTGGCCGACGCGATCGTCCTGATGCCGCCTTTGAGCATTACCGAGGACGAACTCGTGACACTGTGCGGCGTCGTGCGGCAGGCGATTGCTGAGGTGACCGGTGAGCCGCTATGCGGCAGTCTGGGCTGA
- the bioF gene encoding 8-amino-7-oxononanoate synthase — MKAEAWIAAELGQCVAAGLRRAPRWIDSAQDAWVTLDNRRVLMLCSNNYLGLANHPALIEAACAAAREQGLGAGASRLISGSMRAHRELEERLAAFKGAEAALLFNSGYNANTGVIAALVSDGDLVCSDQLNHASIVDGCRLSRARVIVYAHRDLNELARALRAPARRKLVVTDSVFSMDGDIAPLREICDLAERYGAMVMADEAHATGVLGPHGAGVAELLGVSDRIGVQMGTLGKALGTFGAFVTGTRKLIDLLVNRARSFIYTTALPPPIVAAAAAALTLVETEPQRRQRALANAARLAAGLQQLGYRVPATGTPIVPVWIGDSGETMSRCEQLLAVGVFVQGIRPPTVPAGTARLRATTMATHQPADLDRALAAFARLGESRAAVPA; from the coding sequence ATGAAGGCCGAGGCTTGGATTGCCGCCGAGTTGGGGCAATGCGTGGCAGCGGGTTTGCGCCGGGCGCCACGGTGGATCGATTCGGCGCAGGACGCCTGGGTAACACTCGACAACCGGCGCGTGCTGATGCTGTGCTCGAACAACTACCTCGGCTTGGCCAATCATCCGGCGTTGATCGAGGCGGCGTGTGCGGCCGCCCGCGAGCAGGGGCTCGGGGCGGGGGCGTCACGGCTGATCTCCGGCTCGATGCGCGCGCACCGCGAGTTGGAGGAGCGCCTGGCGGCATTTAAGGGTGCCGAAGCGGCGCTGTTATTCAACTCGGGGTACAACGCCAACACCGGCGTGATTGCGGCGCTGGTGAGCGACGGCGATCTGGTATGCAGTGATCAGCTCAATCACGCCAGCATCGTCGACGGCTGCCGCTTGTCGCGGGCGCGGGTCATCGTCTATGCCCACCGCGACCTCAACGAGTTGGCGCGCGCGCTGCGCGCGCCGGCGCGCCGCAAGTTGGTTGTCACCGATTCCGTGTTCAGCATGGACGGGGACATCGCGCCGCTGCGGGAGATTTGCGACCTGGCCGAGCGCTACGGCGCCATGGTCATGGCCGACGAAGCCCACGCTACCGGCGTGCTCGGCCCCCACGGTGCAGGCGTGGCCGAGCTGTTGGGTGTCAGCGATCGCATCGGCGTGCAAATGGGGACGCTGGGTAAAGCGCTGGGCACCTTCGGTGCCTTCGTCACCGGCACTCGGAAGCTGATCGATCTCTTGGTCAACCGTGCCCGCAGTTTCATCTACACCACCGCTTTGCCCCCCCCGATTGTGGCCGCCGCGGCCGCCGCCTTGACCCTGGTCGAAACCGAACCACAGCGCCGCCAGCGCGCTCTGGCTAATGCCGCGCGGCTGGCGGCGGGTCTGCAACAACTCGGCTATCGCGTCCCCGCAACCGGTACCCCGATCGTACCGGTGTGGATCGGCGATTCGGGCGAGACTATGTCGCGGTGCGAACAGCTGCTGGCAGTGGGGGTCTTTGTCCAAGGCATTCGCCCACCAACGGTCCCAGCCGGTACTGCCAGGCTGCGCGCCACCACCATGGCCACACATCAGCCCGCGGACCTCGACCGGGCGCTGGCCGCCTTCGCCCGCCTCGGGGAGTCGCGGGCCGCGGTGCCGGCATGA
- the bioD gene encoding dethiobiotin synthase, whose translation MSARIINISGTDTGVGKTTVAAGLAAALSARGHRVGVLKPAETGCLPGADGQLVPADARRLAFFSDCRTSEATICPYRYAEPLAPRMAAERAGRPISIEAILSACDNLRAEHDVVLVEGAGGLLVPLCGGFTYADLCGRLDARLLVVVGNKLGAINHALLTMRYAQITGLTVAGYVVNALGPAADLAAATNLALLAELLGAPLGVVPWLGQISETAADRVRLASIFDACVDLSFVTAER comes from the coding sequence GTGTCAGCCAGGATCATCAACATATCAGGAACGGACACCGGGGTTGGCAAGACCACGGTGGCGGCGGGTTTGGCCGCGGCGCTATCGGCTCGTGGCCATCGCGTCGGCGTGCTCAAGCCGGCCGAGACCGGCTGCCTCCCCGGAGCCGACGGCCAGCTTGTGCCCGCCGACGCTCGCCGGCTCGCGTTCTTTTCCGATTGCAGGACCAGCGAAGCCACGATCTGCCCGTACCGCTATGCCGAGCCGCTGGCGCCGCGGATGGCCGCTGAGCGGGCCGGCCGGCCGATCTCGATCGAGGCCATCCTCTCGGCCTGTGACAACTTGAGGGCCGAGCATGATGTCGTACTCGTCGAAGGTGCCGGCGGGCTCCTGGTGCCACTGTGCGGCGGGTTCACTTACGCCGACCTCTGTGGCCGGCTGGACGCCCGGTTACTGGTGGTGGTGGGCAACAAGCTGGGGGCTATCAACCACGCGCTGCTGACGATGCGCTACGCGCAGATCACCGGCCTGACCGTCGCCGGCTACGTGGTCAACGCCCTGGGGCCGGCCGCTGACCTCGCCGCCGCAACCAACCTTGCGTTGCTGGCGGAGCTACTTGGGGCTCCGTTGGGTGTGGTCCCGTGGCTGGGCCAAATCAGCGAGACGGCAGCAGACCGAGTGCGCCTGGCAAGCATCTTCGACGCCTGCGTTGATTTGAGCTTCGTGACTGCTGAGCGTTGA